Within Paenibacillus sabinae T27, the genomic segment TCAAATCTTCTGTCAACAGATGCTGTAAAAAAGGAATGACGTCCTGTTCGCAAATGTCGGCGTCAATTTCATAGATTTGCTGAAGTGCTATGATAATCTCCTGAACAGACCGCGGAGTGCTGATAATGCTCCAGATATCGCCGCCAACCTGTCCGAGGTTATAATACTTTCCCTGTTGTACGCTGAGCATCACTTTTTCGCCATCCATATCGCTGACAATATTGCCCTCGCATTGAACAAGGACGGTATCTATCGATAAAATCTTGGTTTGTTTGATCATGGATCAACCACTCCTTAACCGGGGATTTGGAAGGCAAACATAAAGAAGTATCATGCTCGGTTATGTTCTTTATAAAGAACATAAAGCTAATTATAAGTTAACATTCAGCTATATTAAAGTCAACTGTCCACAGGGGTATTTTTAGATTCGACTTTGGGATATTGACCTCATTATTTGAATGTGGTATATAAAAATAGGGATTAGCACTCAGGTGATTCGAGTGCTAAATTTTCATTACAACGAACCGTTTCTATATGCATTTATATTTTGGAAGGAGACTAGGCATGGTCAAAAAGCAGTTTCAAGCCGAATCCAAACGTTTGCTGGAAATGATGATCAACTCGATTTACTCGCAGCGCGAAATCTTTCTCCGCGAGCTTATTTCCAACTCCAGCGACGCCATCGACAAAATTTATTACAAGGCGCTGACTGACGATACGCTTACGTTCAACAAAGAGGATTACTTCATTAGAATTACAGCCGATAAAGAGAATCGTACGCTGATCGTCTCCGATACCGGAATCGGCATGACGCAGGAAGAGCTGGAGAACAATCTCGGCGTAATCGCGAAGAGCGGGTCGCTCGCCTTCAAGAAGGAGAACGAAGCCAAGGACGGACATAACATTATCGGCCAGTTCGGGGTAGGTTTCTATTCCGCGTTCATGGTGGCCGACAGCATTACCGTAATCAGCCGGGCGCTCGGCAGCGACACGGCTTTCAAATGGGAGTCCGAGGGTGCGGACGGCTATACGATCGAGCCTACCGATAAGGCTTCCATCGGCACCGAAATTATTTTGAAGATCAAGGAAAATACCGAAGAAGACAACTATGACGAGTATTTGGAAGAGTACCGGCTGAGATCGATCATCAAGAAATACTCCGATTTTATCCGCTACCCGATCAAGATGGACGTTACCCGCAGTGTGC encodes:
- a CDS encoding lasso peptide biosynthesis PqqD family chaperone gives rise to the protein MIKQTKILSIDTVLVQCEGNIVSDMDGEKVMLSVQQGKYYNLGQVGGDIWSIISTPRSVQEIIIALQQIYEIDADICEQDVIPFLQHLLTEDLIRVADAG